DNA from Calorimonas adulescens:
TGGTTGTCAATAAGTGTAAATACATCTTCTTTCATTATATTTTTTATTAGTAACGGGATCCCTGCTTTCATTGCCGTTTCTACAGCCAACGGATGTATAACCTTTGCTCCAAACTCTGCCATTTGGAATACATCCTCATAGTTAATATGTTCTATAGTTTTAGCTGATGTCACAATTTTAGGATCTGCAGACATCAAGCCATCAACATCTTTATATATCACTATTTGTTCTGAACCTAACTTTGAGCCAAGCAGACAAGCCGTATAGTCACTGGTGCCTCTTCCTAACGTAGTTATATCACCTTCCTCTGTTATTCCTTGAAACCCAGATATTATGGGTATCATTTTATTATTTATAGATTTCAATATATTATCTACATTTATTCTTAATACATTGGCTTTGCCAAAATTTCTGTCGGTTATTATACCGGCTTGTGCTCCCGTTAATGCAATGGAACTCAAGCCGTAATTTGATAAGGTGGCATGAAAAATAACGCTGGAAATCACTTCACCACAGCTTAAAAGCATGTCAAGTTCTCGCAAATTAATTTTGGGATGTATTTCTGTCACTAATTTAAGTAGTGTATCCGTTGAATAAGGGTCACCTAACCGTCCCATTGCAGATACAACCACTATAGGACAATATCCGTCCATATAATATTTTTGAACAATCTGTCCAGCTCTTTCTCTTAATGTCATGTCACCTAATATTGTACCACCGAATTTTAAAACTATAGTCTTCAACTTTTTCCACCTGCATCTTAAAAATTTTTTCTATTATCAATCTCAACTATCACCATATCGTTTCCTATTTTTCTTATGGTGTCCCATGGGATTCTAAATCCATTTCTATCATTTCTAACAAAAAAAGACAAGCGGTTTTCAAATATTATAAATGAATCTATTTTCCCTGTTTCTTCATCTATCAACAGATCTGCATCTTCTATAAGTCCTAATCTAGATCCATCGTTCAAATTGACAAGTTCTTTGCCTCCAAATTCACTGAGCAACATGGTTATTCCTCCACTCTTTATACATAATCGATACTAATAATTCTTATGTTACAAATAACAATTATATGCCAGTATGTCCAAACCCACCGTTACCCCTTTTTGTTATTGGTAGTTCATCAGTACATAAAAATTGTATCTTTTCTATTTTGTTCAATACCACTTGCGCAATTCTATCATACTTTTTTATTACATAATCATTCTTGCCAAGATTAATCATTACTATCTTGATTTCGCCAATATAGTCACTGTCAATAGTACCTGGTGAGTTTAAAACTGTTATACCATATTTTAATGCCAGGCCACTACGGGGCCTTATTTGAATTTCATATCCATCTGGAATCTTTACAGCATACCCTGTGGGAATAAGTTTTATATCGCCAGGTTTTATTACCAGGTCATTTTTAATATATGCGTAAAGATCCATCCCAGCTGCACCCTCAGATGCATACTGTGGAAGTGGCAAGTTTTCATCATCAACTAATTTTTTTATATACACATTTACCATGTCCCTCTATATCCTTTCATAATATAAGTATAATTAAGTTTATTTCTTTAATCAAATAAAAAACATAAACCATCTGGTTTATGTCTTTTATTTTT
Protein-coding regions in this window:
- the dapG gene encoding aspartate kinase, producing MKTIVLKFGGTILGDMTLRERAGQIVQKYYMDGYCPIVVVSAMGRLGDPYSTDTLLKLVTEIHPKINLRELDMLLSCGEVISSVIFHATLSNYGLSSIALTGAQAGIITDRNFGKANVLRINVDNILKSINNKMIPIISGFQGITEEGDITTLGRGTSDYTACLLGSKLGSEQIVIYKDVDGLMSADPKIVTSAKTIEHINYEDVFQMAEFGAKVIHPLAVETAMKAGIPLLIKNIMKEDVFTLIDNQEVNKIITAVTCMPDRVQYIINTSNENDKEIINEVFNKLADAGISIDLINIFPDKKIFTIEAKYAETATAILNQSTLNYVTVENLVKVSIIGNRMRGVPGIMAKIIKAFSEHNIEILQTSDSHNSISCLVKKDDYKNAMILLHNIFSV
- a CDS encoding YlmC/YmxH family sporulation protein; translated protein: MLLSEFGGKELVNLNDGSRLGLIEDADLLIDEETGKIDSFIIFENRLSFFVRNDRNGFRIPWDTIRKIGNDMVIVEIDNRKNF
- the dut gene encoding dUTP diphosphatase, yielding MVNVYIKKLVDDENLPLPQYASEGAAGMDLYAYIKNDLVIKPGDIKLIPTGYAVKIPDGYEIQIRPRSGLALKYGITVLNSPGTIDSDYIGEIKIVMINLGKNDYVIKKYDRIAQVVLNKIEKIQFLCTDELPITKRGNGGFGHTGI